The genomic stretch CTCAGGCCCTGCGCCGCCAGCTCCCGCGCGCGCGCCGCGTGATCCACCTCGGCGCCCACCGGCTCGCCTTCCGGGCGGCCCGCGACAACCACCACGATCTCGCCCCGCACGCCCGACTCGAAGCGCGCGGCCAGTTCGGCCAGGGTGCCGCGCACCGTCTCCTCGAAACGCTTGGTCAGCTCGCGGGTCACGCTCGTGGCCCGGTCCGGTCCGCAGGCGCCCTGCAGGTCGGCCAGGGTGGCGTGCAACCGGTGCGGACTCTCGTACAGCACGGTCGTCTCGGCGCGGGCCGCCACCGCCGAGAGCCGCTCCTTGCGGTCGCGGCCCGAACGGGGCAGGAAGCCCTCGAAGGTGAACCGCCCGGTCGGCAGGGCCGACAGCACCAGCGCCGGAACGAACGCCGTCGCGCCCGGCAGGGCCTCGACCGGCACGTCCGCCGCCAGCGCCGCCGCGACCAGTTCCGCGCCCGGGTCACTGATGCCGGGCGTACCCGCGTCGCTCACGTACGCCAGCCGCGCGTACCGTTCGAGCACCTGCGGCGCGCGGCCCATCGTGTGCGCGTCCAGCCGCACGAGCGGCTTCTTGATGCCCAGATGCGTCAGGAGCGCCCCGGTGCGGCGGGTGTCCTCGCAGGCCACGGCGTCGGCAGCCCGCAGGACCTCCAGCGCCCGCAGCGTGATGTCCCCCAGGTTCCCGACCGGGGTGGGCACCAGCCACACCCGCGCGCCGTCCGGGATCGTCACCGGGGCCGCGTCCGGCAGGTCGGCAGGCAGATCCTCCGGCAGG from Deinococcus soli (ex Cha et al. 2016) encodes the following:
- the rsmI gene encoding 16S rRNA (cytidine(1402)-2'-O)-methyltransferase, translating into MTEPEFPDTPDFDLPGGPPDDLNGDLPEDLPADLPDAAPVTIPDGARVWLVPTPVGNLGDITLRALEVLRAADAVACEDTRRTGALLTHLGIKKPLVRLDAHTMGRAPQVLERYARLAYVSDAGTPGISDPGAELVAAALAADVPVEALPGATAFVPALVLSALPTGRFTFEGFLPRSGRDRKERLSAVAARAETTVLYESPHRLHATLADLQGACGPDRATSVTRELTKRFEETVRGTLAELAARFESGVRGEIVVVVAGRPEGEPVGAEVDHAARARELAAQGLSTRDIRDLLIREGLRKNDAYALALQATSDA